The Argentina anserina chromosome 3, drPotAnse1.1, whole genome shotgun sequence genome includes a region encoding these proteins:
- the LOC126787193 gene encoding NAC domain-containing protein 41-like: MVTLRSRSRPPIPSNKKQEPKTRPRRSSTSKLGIAVGLRFHPTEQEIVDYYLHNRIANGDEFQSDFIHDCADFFGQNEPWVVWDMYGGNECEDEQHSLYFFTRRKRLSPTAKRFDRKVGSGTWSGQHPRDIVADGLVIGIRREFRYEEGCDEKQNNAWLMQEYQTVDDDCDIVVCSLRKSPRKATPTSTARKRKTRINGKKGKAVLDQPKPKRRRREQSCVQEEEDDSSVDDEPNMEQPKMEQIDFEWDQDHPLLQEVSAPNQFQVDQDCYYPEFYPELYVDNNPDFSTVDELLGQTPTCYDSNNFNLVSSDNDHSGLEESSNFSPI; encoded by the exons ATGGTGACCTTAAGATCCAGATCCAGGCCTCCAATCCCCTCCAACAAGAAACAAGAGCCCAAGACTCGACCTCGACGGTCATCAACAAGCAAATTGGGTATCGCAGTGGGGTTGAGGTTCCACCCTACCGAACAGGAAATCGTCGATTACTATCTCCACAACCGGATTGCTAACGGCGACGAGTTCCAGTCCGACTTCATCCACGATTGTGCTGATTTCTTCGGCCAAAATGAGCCCTGGGTTGTATGGGACATGTACGGCGGCAATGAGTGCGAGGATGAACAACATAGTCTCTATTTCTTCACCCGTCGAAAAAGGCTGAGTCCAACCGCCAAGAGGTTCGATAGGAAAGTGGGCTCGGGAACCTGGAGCGGCCAACATCCCAGGGATATTGTCGCTGATGGTCTTGTCATTGGGATAAGGAGGGAGTTTAGGTACGAGGAGGGTTGTGACGAGAAGCAAAACAACGCTTGGTTGATGCAGGAATACCAGACTGTTGACGATGATTGTGATATTGTGGTATGTTCTTTAAGGAAGAGCCCTAGAAAGGCGACACCAACCTCAACTGCTCGGAAGAGAAAGACCAGGATTAATGGAAAGAAGGGGAAAGCTGTTCTGGATCAGCCTAAACCAAAGAGGCGTAGAAGGGAACAGAGTTGTGtccaggaggaagaagatgacaGCAGTGTTGATGATGAGCCTAATATGGAACAACCCAAAATGGAACAGATCGATTTCGAGTGGGATCAAGATCATCCGTTGCTTCAAGAAGTGTCGGCCCCCAATCAGTTTCAAGTTGATCAAGATTGTTATTATCCTGAGTTTTACCCTGAGCTATATGTTGACAATAATCCTGATTTCTCTACTGTTGATGAACTGCTTGGACAGACTCCAACTTGCTACGACAGCAATAACTTCAACTTGGTATCCAGTGATAATGATCATTCTGGTCTGGAGGAAAGTA GTAATTTTTCACCAATATGA